One window of Atribacteraceae bacterium genomic DNA carries:
- a CDS encoding bifunctional enoyl-CoA hydratase/phosphate acetyltransferase: MSFENFRQIIREVQKIGKCRLCVAAAADEKVLAAVREARKEDFVDITLLGHEEWIWRLALKTGLNLRGIEIIDVADPVEATVRAVAEVGSGKADILMKGMVNSADFLHAILDPSGGLRGEGILSHLAALEIPGYYRLIYVSDGGLNVNPDLARKKVILHNAVRFLQAIGIAEPRVAVLSANERVSDKVPSTVEARELKKIAERGEIMGALVEGPISLDAAIDEEAALHKGIESPVAGHADLLLVPDIDTGNVLAKAVIYFARGRMAGLILGGKRPVILTSRNEPHYGKLASIALAAYSIVRGRPG, from the coding sequence ATGAGTTTCGAAAACTTCCGGCAGATCATCCGGGAGGTGCAAAAAATCGGAAAATGCCGTCTGTGTGTGGCCGCCGCCGCGGATGAAAAAGTCCTGGCCGCAGTTCGGGAAGCCAGGAAAGAAGATTTTGTGGATATAACCTTGCTGGGCCATGAAGAGTGGATCTGGCGGCTGGCCCTTAAAACCGGCTTGAATCTCCGGGGTATTGAGATCATCGATGTGGCTGACCCGGTCGAGGCGACCGTCCGGGCGGTAGCCGAAGTTGGGAGTGGAAAGGCGGACATCCTGATGAAAGGGATGGTCAACAGCGCTGATTTTCTTCATGCCATTCTCGACCCATCAGGGGGGTTACGCGGTGAGGGGATCCTCAGTCACCTGGCCGCCCTGGAAATCCCCGGGTATTACCGCCTCATTTATGTCAGTGACGGCGGCCTCAACGTCAATCCGGATCTGGCCCGCAAAAAGGTCATACTCCACAATGCGGTGCGTTTTCTTCAGGCCATCGGGATCGCAGAGCCCCGGGTGGCGGTGCTCAGTGCCAATGAAAGAGTGTCGGACAAGGTGCCCTCGACGGTGGAAGCCAGAGAACTGAAGAAGATTGCTGAGCGGGGGGAAATCATGGGAGCTCTGGTCGAAGGTCCGATCAGCCTGGACGCAGCGATCGATGAAGAAGCGGCCCTCCATAAAGGAATCGAGAGTCCGGTCGCCGGGCATGCGGATCTCTTGCTCGTACCGGATATCGATACTGGCAACGTCTTGGCCAAGGCGGTCATATATTTTGCCCGGGGCCGGATGGCCGGGTTGATTCTGGGAGGGAAACGTCCGGTCATCCTGACCTCCCGCAATGAACCACATTACGGGAAACTGGCTTCCATCGCTCTGGCCGCCTACTCCATCGTCCGGGGACGGCCGGGATGA